GCCTCAAGGAAAGGCTTGCCCACCGGGTGGGGAAACTGTCCGGAGGGGAACAACAGCGTGTGGCCCTGGCCAGGGCGCTGGTTCTAAAGCCGAGTGTGCTGCTGGCCGATGAGCCCACCGGGAATCTGGATCAGAAGAACAGTGAGCAGGTTCACGATCTTCTCTTTCAGCTGAATCGGGAACTCGCCATGACGATGGTTGTGGTCACTCACAATATGCAGCTTGCCGCCTATATGTCCCGCTGCGTCACCATCGTGGACGGGCAACTCGTGGACAAGGGGTGAGCCGCCTGATGATAAAACGCATTTTCCCGATCCTTTGCATGGTGGCGGCTTTCGCCCTGCCGCTTTCCGTTCAAGCACGGGAAGCGAGGAAAGCGGTCGTGCTCCCTTTTGCCATCAACGCCCAGGAAGACCTGGCATATCTCGAAGATGAAATTCCCGAACTTATCAAGAAGCAGCTGCGCGAGGAGAACGCACGCATCCTCGATCCCGACGCCGGAGATCTCTCCAACTGGAGGAAAGCAGGGGAAAATCCCGACGTGGCCGCGCGCATCGGGAAAAAGGCAGGTGCTGAAAATGTCATCTGGGGGAGCCTGACCCGGGTCGGCCAGCAGTTCAGCCTCGACGCCAAACTGCTGACGCTCGACGGCGGGACCGCATTGAAAAGCTTTTATGCCGAAGGAAAGGGCATCGATCATCTGCTTGCCGCCATCAGCAAACTGGCCGGCGATATATCCGTAAGCCTCTTCGGCAGTGAAAAAATAGAGGCCATACGCATCGAGGGAAACCGGCGCATCGAAAAGGATGCGATCATGCGCTACATCCGGACGAAACCCGGTGATATATATGTCCCCAAAGACCTTTCAGATGATCTCAAATCCGTCTATTCCATGGGATACTTCGAGGATATCCGTATCGAATACGAGGATGGGAAGGATGGGAAAATCATCATTTTCAAGGTAAAGGAAAAGCCGACCATCAGACGCATCAAGTTCAAAGGCAATAGAGCCTATGACGATGAAGAGATTCTGGACAGCATGAACATCAAGTCGGGATCGATACTCAATATATTCAAAATCCAAAACAATATCATCCGGATCGAAAACCTTTACAAGGAAAAGAATTACCACAATGTCAAGGTAACCTACTCGGTTGAAGAGCTGGAGAACAATCAGGGAGACCTGCTGTTCACCATCGAAGAAGGCAAAAAAGTCAAGATCAAAGAGATCAGCTTCGAAGGCAATACGGTCTATACGGACAAACAGCTGAAAAAGATTATCAAGACAGATGAAAAGGGTTTTTGGTCCTTCCTCACGAGATCGGGCGAACTGAATCGGGACGATTTGCGCCAGGACGTTACGCTGCTGGCGAATTTTTACCACAACAACGGATACATAGAGGCAAAGGTGGGGGCGCCCCTGGTTGAATTCAGGGACGATATGATATATATAAAGTTCAAGATTACGGAGGGTCCCCGTTTCAAGGTGGGCTATGTCGGTATTACCGGAGACCTGATTCTGCCCGAGGACCAGTTGCGGGAACGGCTGCAGATCACTCAGAAAACCTTTTACAGCCGGGAAACGATTCGCAACGACGTTGTGGCCATCACCGACATCTATTCCGACGAGGGGTATGCCCATGCCGATATTTTCCCGCGGGTCGACAAGGATTTAGATAACTTAAAAGTAGATATCGAGTTCGTTATCAAAAAGGGCAAGCAGGTCTATTTCGAGGCCATCGTCATCGGCGGGAACAATAAAACCCGGGACAAGGTCATTCGCCGGGAACTGCAAATTTACGAACAGGAGCTGTTCAGCGGAAGCCGCCTGAAAAGAAGCATGCGGAACCTTTACCGCCTGGATTTTTTCGAGGATGTCAAGGTCGACATGGCTGAGGGCAGCAGCGACGACAAGATGGTGCTGAAAATCGATGTCGCCGAAAAATCCACCGGGAGTTTCAGTGTGGGGGGCGGCTACAGCAGTGTTGAATATGCCTACGCGACCGCATCGGTGCAGCAGCGCAACCTGTTCGGCCGGGGACAGGATTTGCAGTTGAGGGGGCAGGTCAGCGGTGTTTCCCAGACCTACGTGCTCAGTTTCACCGAGCCCTATTTTCTGGACACGCACCTGTCGACCGGTTTCGACCTGTACAACCAGACCCGGGATTACAGCTCATATGACAAGGACAGCACCGGCGGCAAGATACGTTTTAGCTTTCCCACTTGGGACTACACCCGCTTTTACTGGCAATACGCCTATGATGTCAGTACGGTATATAATATCGATGAGGACGCGGCCAATTCCATACAGGAGATGCGGGGCACCAACATCACCAGCAGCACCAAGGTGACCATGAAGTACGACTCCAGGGATAAAATTTTCAATACCACCGAAGGCGCTCTGAACAGCGTTTCCATGGAGTACGCCGGTATCGGGGGCGACGTCGCCTACACCAAGTACTTGGGCGAATCCGGATGGTACTTCCCGATGTTCAAGGGGACGGTGGCTATGCTGCACGGAGAACTGGGCTACGTGCACGAGAACCCCGGTGGATTTCTGCCCGACTACGAAAAGTTCTACCTGGGCGGCATGAATACGGTGCGCGGCTTCAAGTGGCGCGACATTTACGCCGTGGACGACAATGGGGACGAAATCGGCGGCAATTACATGGTACAGTTCAACGCGGAATACCAGATACCGCTGGTGCCGGAAGCCGGTGTGGTGGGGGTCCTTTTCGTGGATGTGGGCCAGGTGTACCGTGAAGACCAGATCGACAATCTGGGACCGACGCGCGAGAGTTGCGGCGGCGGTTTCAGATGGTATTCACCCGTGGGCCCCATCCGTTTCGAATACGGCTACATCCTCGATCCGAAGCCAGGCGAAACCCGGGGCCGCTGGGAGTTTTCCATGGGAACGGTTTTCTGATATGGATGCGGCATGCGCAGCTGAAAAGGGATGGCCGCCGGGACCGTAAGAGGATAGAGAACATTTAACAGGTGAAAGGGTTAACGAAAAGCGGGCAATAAAGAGGTGAAAAACATGAAAACAGCTGTATCGCTACTTGTGACAATAACCGTGGCACTGTGCCTTGTTGCCGCGCCCTGCATGGCGGCGGATGTCGCCAAAATCGGCGTTGTGGACATTCAGAAGGTGCTGCACACATCGGCTGCCGGAAAGAGTGCCAAAGCGGAAATCAACAAGAAGGCGCGCGAAATGGAAGGCTTGCTGAATGATAAAAAAGGCGAGATTGAAAAGCTGCAGGCCGACCTCGAACGTGAATCGCTGGTCATGAGCAAGGAAAAGCGCGATGAAAGACAGCGCGAAATCCGCATCAAGGTCAACGACATCAAGGCGCTCAAAGAAAAATTTGAGAAGGACCTCAAGGTCATGGAAGGCCAGGTCATAAAAAGGATCCAAAAGGAGTTCGAGTCGATCGCCCAGGCGATGGGCAAGGAGCAGGGATATCTGCTCATCATTACCAATCCGGTCGTGGTCTACTCGCCGAATTCCATCGACATCACGGATGAACTGATCCAGAAATACGACGCTGTTTATAAGGAAAAGGGCGGTTCCTTCGACTTTCAATTGAACCCGTAGCCGGTTAGAGGTCGGACCCATCATGCGTTTTACTGTAGGAGAGGTGGCGGAGAGGATAAGCGGCAAGGTTCGCGGTGATGCGAACAAACCGGTTTCAGGCGTGGCGCCGTTTGAAGAGGCTGCCGGAACAGACATTACCCTGGCGGCCGAGGCCAAATTCATCAAGCGTCTCGGCGAAACGGATGCCGGCTGCATCATCGTTCCGGACGACTGCCGGAGCGACGCAAGCGACTTGATTCTGACGCGGAACCCGCGGGTGGCCTTTGCCAAAGCCATCGCGCTGTTTCACCCCCGGCCTGAACCGTCGGCGCGTGTCAGCGAACAATCCGTGGTGGGGAAAGCGGTCGTTTTTGGCGATGCCGTCGACGTGGCGCCCTTTGTCAGTATCGGCGACCGGGTCAGAATGGGCAGCCGGGTCAGAATTCATCCGCACGTTTTCATTGGCGATGATGTCACTATCGGGGATGATGTCGAAATCAAACCCAACGTAACTGTCATGGAACGTTGCACCATCGGCAGTCGGGTCCTCATCCAAGCGGGAACGGTTGTCGGCAGCGACGGATTCGGCTTCGCGCCCGATGGTGAGACGTATCATAAAGTGCCCCATGTCGGCACCGTTGTGATCGAAGATGATGTGGAAATCGGCGCCAACAATGCCATTGACAGGGCAACCTTCGGCAGGACCTGGATCCGCAAGGGCGTCAAGACGGACAACCTCATACAGATTGCCCACAATGTCGAAGTCGGGGAAAACACGGTCATCGCCGCTCTCACGGGCATATCCGGCAGCGTCACCATCGGCAGGCACGCTGTCTT
This is a stretch of genomic DNA from Deltaproteobacteria bacterium. It encodes these proteins:
- the bamA gene encoding outer membrane protein assembly factor BamA, with the protein product MIKRIFPILCMVAAFALPLSVQAREARKAVVLPFAINAQEDLAYLEDEIPELIKKQLREENARILDPDAGDLSNWRKAGENPDVAARIGKKAGAENVIWGSLTRVGQQFSLDAKLLTLDGGTALKSFYAEGKGIDHLLAAISKLAGDISVSLFGSEKIEAIRIEGNRRIEKDAIMRYIRTKPGDIYVPKDLSDDLKSVYSMGYFEDIRIEYEDGKDGKIIIFKVKEKPTIRRIKFKGNRAYDDEEILDSMNIKSGSILNIFKIQNNIIRIENLYKEKNYHNVKVTYSVEELENNQGDLLFTIEEGKKVKIKEISFEGNTVYTDKQLKKIIKTDEKGFWSFLTRSGELNRDDLRQDVTLLANFYHNNGYIEAKVGAPLVEFRDDMIYIKFKITEGPRFKVGYVGITGDLILPEDQLRERLQITQKTFYSRETIRNDVVAITDIYSDEGYAHADIFPRVDKDLDNLKVDIEFVIKKGKQVYFEAIVIGGNNKTRDKVIRRELQIYEQELFSGSRLKRSMRNLYRLDFFEDVKVDMAEGSSDDKMVLKIDVAEKSTGSFSVGGGYSSVEYAYATASVQQRNLFGRGQDLQLRGQVSGVSQTYVLSFTEPYFLDTHLSTGFDLYNQTRDYSSYDKDSTGGKIRFSFPTWDYTRFYWQYAYDVSTVYNIDEDAANSIQEMRGTNITSSTKVTMKYDSRDKIFNTTEGALNSVSMEYAGIGGDVAYTKYLGESGWYFPMFKGTVAMLHGELGYVHENPGGFLPDYEKFYLGGMNTVRGFKWRDIYAVDDNGDEIGGNYMVQFNAEYQIPLVPEAGVVGVLFVDVGQVYREDQIDNLGPTRESCGGGFRWYSPVGPIRFEYGYILDPKPGETRGRWEFSMGTVF
- the lpxD gene encoding UDP-3-O-(3-hydroxymyristoyl)glucosamine N-acyltransferase is translated as MRFTVGEVAERISGKVRGDANKPVSGVAPFEEAAGTDITLAAEAKFIKRLGETDAGCIIVPDDCRSDASDLILTRNPRVAFAKAIALFHPRPEPSARVSEQSVVGKAVVFGDAVDVAPFVSIGDRVRMGSRVRIHPHVFIGDDVTIGDDVEIKPNVTVMERCTIGSRVLIQAGTVVGSDGFGFAPDGETYHKVPHVGTVVIEDDVEIGANNAIDRATFGRTWIRKGVKTDNLIQIAHNVEVGENTVIAALTGISGSVTIGRHAVLAGQAGISGHLTIGDYAVIGPKAGIAKPVAPGETVMGAPAVPIKMFLRQSSLLNRLPDMKKKLAELDKKMRALKLSKDGDEQ
- a CDS encoding OmpH family outer membrane protein; this encodes MKTAVSLLVTITVALCLVAAPCMAADVAKIGVVDIQKVLHTSAAGKSAKAEINKKAREMEGLLNDKKGEIEKLQADLERESLVMSKEKRDERQREIRIKVNDIKALKEKFEKDLKVMEGQVIKRIQKEFESIAQAMGKEQGYLLIITNPVVVYSPNSIDITDELIQKYDAVYKEKGGSFDFQLNP